Part of the Anopheles gambiae chromosome 3, idAnoGambNW_F1_1, whole genome shotgun sequence genome is shown below.
atcggctaactgaaatatgagcaattgtgctatttgtttttcggtaatcactttggaaaatgtattcaatgtttataattgaagaaaaaaaaaaataaaaaaaaatgcgatcaaaaatatattttctatttaaagctcctAATAAAGCATGAGTGGCTTTATCAGTTTCTCGAagtgagaaaaactgacgacggccacgggctcgcgtctgagaacaagatttgagtgcttgagaaacttaaatgagtgtttgagaatgatttctcagcttgagaaagccccatggccccgcggcctttgagaatctttgagaaagttgacgatgcagcgatcagctaactgaaatatggaGAATTGCGCTATTTGTTTATCggaaatcactttggaaaatgtattcaatgtttataattgaaaacgtaaaaaaaaaatgcgattaaaaactgtttttctatttaaagctctaaataaagcttgagtgtctatatcagtttctcagagtgagaaaaactgacgacggccacgggcttgagtctgagaacaagttttgagtgcttgagaaacttaaatgagtgcttgagaacgttttctcagcttgagaaagccccgtggccccacggccatacgtaggactaactatcctgctatggagggTAATCCAAAAGGCACTGAAAGCCGCCAACCCTACCAgttggtacaggcaggccttgaccgataaCGGAGCCGTTTAGAAGAACAACTATAATCTGTATATCATCTAAGAAAGGCTCAAAATTGGTAGTTCCTATTATTAAACAAACTGTAAAGATTTTTTAGTTAAGGATGGACAACAAGTTAGTAAAAAGCAACAGATCAgggttttttaaatattcgttTCTGGTTTTAAATGCTCTTTTCATTGTCATGTACAACCAATGTTATTATTACATACTGGATATTTAACCTTAATTTTGACCATAACGATTAGTCTGTCAATCCATATTACCGTAAACAAATTTTTAATAGTTGGACGGTATGAAATGTCATAATAAAAGacgtgcattttttttttgaatgtgAACTCTTTCGTTTATTTACACAGAAGGTTACAGTTCGTTCGGTGGTTTGATCAGAAACATCGTATACTTATTGTCTAGCCAGTCTTTACACCTCTTAGGGAGGTTATTCTaaaaaaaggatggaaatggttTTAAACTTCGAATGCAGTTTGTGCTAGatgattaaataaaaatgtaatataaaaatgatattggttttgtttgagtCTTTTTGTAATTGTGATTTTTAACGTACGTAAACCGATATGACCGCGCAAATTGTTACAGTATGCAGAACAAAAGGTGCAAACCTTTTCTCGATTGGCAGAAATAAATAGGGCGTATATCTATACCATTATtgttaaatattgtttaaagTAAAACATGTAAAGTCCAAAAGAAAATAACCGATCGTATTTCATTATCAGATGCGGAAGAAAAAATTTATTCACGTTTTTCATCATTCAAAATTATCATTCCTATAAGAGCAAATTTGTTATTTCTGCGCACATACTGCATTACCAGGCTGATCGCATTGAGATGTTTTACTATTCCACAAATAGCTGGTGGGACAGCTCATCAATATTGGCTGTAGCCCGATGCAGATGTAATACTGGCTACAGTCGTTGTAGTTGGGGTAAAAAATGTTACTGCCATAACAGTCTGAaggtaagaagaagaaacatacTTCATGCAAGCAGCACTATCTGCGACCACATGTGATTATCGTTTTCCATTTGATAAACCTTACCCGGAGTGCTTGATATCGTTGTTGTTTCAGCGGACGGGGTAGACGTTTCCGGAGCGGCCGGATTAGGAAGATTAGTGCAGTCGGTATTTTCCGGAAAGTCACACTGATTGGTGGCTGTATTCCAGTAAACACCATGTCCACAGCTATGCAGAATCAGCTTACCGTAGGCACAAATATAGTAACTCTCACATGCTGTTGGGTGTGCGATGAAGCTAAACTCTTCCGGGGTACAGAATGGATAAGGGTTCATAGGTGGTTTGAACGGGGGAGTGGTTGTAATCACTGGACGTGTGGTAGTGGTTGGACGTATCGTCGGAATGGAAGTAACGACTACAGGAGGTCGCAGTGTGGGTGAAGCGGTAGGAGCTGTAGGAATATACGGAGGCTCATACGGGTTATTAGTGGTTGTTCTCACTGTTACAGTTGTCGGTAGTGGCGTCGGTGCGGTCGGTATGCTTGGAAATTCCGCTGGTGGCTTGAACGTAGTCGGAATTGCAACAGAAGTGGACGAGGGTGCAAGAATAATTGGCGGGAGCGACGGTGTTTGTCCACACTTGACAAAAGAGGCCCAGTTGCATACCATCGAAATCGGATCGAAAAGGGTGCCATATGCGCAGCGCTGAACTTTTTGCACATTGTACTCGCATACTATGTATGATCCGCAATCATCAGTAATAGGAAGCTTCTGACCATTTGGCATTGCCAAACATATCTGGAAAGTTGAATGAGTTTTTGGTAGATATGTAACGATCGTGTCGTAGGTATGTAACGATCAATCAACACTTACGTTATCAGATATAAATCGAGCTGATATTTCCGTTACGCTCAAAATGAACGCTATAAAGACTATAACGACGactaaaaaaacaagaaataaaataaataaataaatgcttaAGGAGTTGTGTCTTAaggtggttttgtttaaaataattgccAGTGTACCTTGCATTTTAAGTCAATGGCTGAAGCAGGCGTACTGGCGAATGTGAAATTTGTTGTCTAACTAAACACAGTGTCCAATTTTTGTCATCTCTTTTAATGGGGGGTATATTTATATCTTCAGTCAATTGAAAGATACTGCTTGAAACGTAACTCATGTTTCGGACGCTTGTTTTTTCAGATGTTGTTCTTTGATATCTTAATGACCATCATAAGTACTgtgactttttgttgttgttacagAATCGAACATAGCACGAGAAATTAAACccacacaaaagaaaagaaagctgATGGGAAAGTAAGTTGCACGTATTCAAAGTGAaggaaataaatataaatagatTGTGTTATCGaaaagccggtctcgtggtacagtcgtcaactcgtacgacataacaacatgcccatcatgggttcaagccccgaatagaccgtgtccccatactATCCTGCAAtcgtaacaataagtcactgaaagccaagctcacttcgtcagtgggtacaggcaggccttgaccgacaacgattgttgtgccaaagaagaagaagttatcGAAAAGATATGCAGTCTGTACAATGCCATGAAAAGTTGTAACAACTTGGAAACACTGCAGGTGGTAAATTCCGAATCAATCTACTAACTCTATCCACAACTGTTAAAACCGGTATATCGAGTTTCAATGAGCTTCACATATTTGGTCTGAAAACAATGTCGAATGTCATTGAACtaataataacaacatttTTGATGAATGTACGTTAAactcgttttttcttctacttaaTCTATATACTGTTAATCTGTATCTCATATCGATAAAGTACACCTAGCAATGACTCGTTAGACAGGAGACAGGAAAGTCAAACTTTTAAACCATTGTTTTAGATCACAAACCATAGATGTTTCCGTTTTCTGTCCTTTTGCATAAACTTTGCTCTTTAGTCTGTTTATAGCTATAACATCTTGTATGAAAAATAGTTGAATAAATATCATTCTTATCATATCATCTTATCAATATCAATATCATATCAATATCATATTCATTCAAAAATCTTAAGATATTATGCAAAAACATGCGCATTTCTTCGTTTAATATTAAGGTATTGATGTATTGACACTTGTATTGATTGTATTGACAATTAACTCATCATTCAGATTCacttatttattattaaattaaatatattttaccGCCAACAAAAGAATTACAACCAATGAGTTTGACAACCCTAGATTGACGTATGTATTGTacttcaaaataaaatgagCATTTCCAAGGCCTTGAATGTCGCAACAGATATTCTGATGACGAATATTCTATCATGACAATTTTTTGATAGCGATTTGCTATCAGTTCACAAATGGTTACGCTATTGTGTTCGAAAGATCCGCATGTCTGAGAGAGCTTAAATCACCACCATAAGcgatttgatttgaaatcGATTAGATAGCTACCGTTCTCTCGAAAACGTATAAAACACCAACGATATTGAGCCGCGAACATTGTGTTAAAATTATCACTGTAAGATCAGGATGATAAAAGCAACAAGTAAGTATGTTTAACAGAGGCTGAGTATTAATGAGAAAACACGATTTGTGAATCTTTCGTTTGTAACACCGTGTTTCTTGTGCTAGTATTACTTGCTCTTGTGGCTATTATTGGTTGTGCCGCGGCACAAACAACTACAACTCAGTCTCCAGCGAGTGATCCATGTGTGGAAACGGCGACAGCTGACGGATTTCTCCCCCATCCAACTGAATGTACCAAGTACTTTTCGTGCTACGGCGGCAAAGGTTACGAGCAGACATGTCCTGATCAAAAATATTTCGATCCAATTAATTTGTTATGCGACATTCCTGAGAATGTAGACTGCGTCGTGAACAACTGCCCACCGAATGAAATTGTATATCTGCCCGTTAATGGCTCATGTACAGACTTCATACGATGCATTGGTGGAGTGGCTTATGAAAGTTCATGCCAGCCAGGCTTGTTTTTTGATCCAGCACTACAAGAATGTAATTTGGAAAGCGAGGTAGATTGCGTAGTAAATCCCTGCACACAACCACCGCCAGACCCTCCTATCCTGGAAATCTATCCAAACCCAGGAAACTGCAAAGAGTATATCCTATGTTTGAATGGCGAAGGAATTGTTCGGCAATGCGCTCCAGGACTGTTCTTTGATGAGCAGGCAACGAGTTGTGTAGCTGGCTTTGAGGGTGATGGCTGTACTGTAAGTATAATAACTATTTCCTCTTCAAAACGAATGTtcacatatatttttattttgtttctatttagAGTGAAATTGCTACCGACGCACCTGTAATGAATAGAGCTCTTTGGTAGAAGAAGTTGGAATTGGTTAGGTCTGTCGTATATTGCTGTTATGCAAATAAAGACACTGAACACCCAAAAGTTGTGACGTGAAATTAAACATTGTTATCTAGCCTCATGTGTCTCAACATGGCTTACGTCTGCGGGGTGTTAATCGTGAGACATACAAATTGAAGCTATATAAGCAAGTTTGCACTAACAACGTCAAGTTATTTGAAAGAATACACTGGCAGACTTATCCGAACCATTCATAGCATACGCCAAGTGTGACTTTTACTAGCTGAGAAATGAGTAAGTAAGTATCTGCTACAGAGCGATTAAAGGTTTTAACATATCTTTTTGTACGTTCGGTTAGACGCAGTACGTGGTTTGCTACTGTTGTCAATAGTTAGTATGTGTGCTACCCAAACACCTCCGGTTTGTGATAGCACAGTAACTTCGTTTCACCCCGATACAACTAATTGCAATCAATACTACACCTGCTATCAGGGAGTAGCTACACTGCAGTCTTGCCCAGATCAGAAATACTTCGATGCTTCCAGAAGCTTGTGTGATGTTCCAGAAAATGTGCCTTGCACTATCGGGCCTTGCACAGGAAACACCGCACTAAAGGCCGTGGAGATACCAAATATATGCACCAGTTATACATTGTGCGTCGGCGAAACAGCATATAACAGAACTTGTGCTGAGGGTACCCTGTTTGATTCAGCCTATGGAGATTGCGTGTTGGCAAGCAACAGTTCATGTGTTGAGAATCCTTGTCTTACGACTGATCCAGCAACAGCATTACCGGCCACTTTGTATCCAGTGCTAAGTTCatgcaaaaaatatatcatttgcaATAAACTAGATCCTGTGGTGCGTACATGCGCCGGTGCAGCCGTCTTTAGCCGTACCGTATCGGATTGCGTTGATCCCGCCAGCTATGTTTGTCCGCCAGGAACTTCCGACGTATGAACTGATCAGAATAGGTGTTTGGGATTACTGAAAAAATACTGTTTATAAAGGAAACATACCActttattgaataaaataatggtTCTATTGTCATATCAAATACGTTCATAACACATTATGAAAACGTTTTACTATAAACGTTTACAACACATATTTACAAATTTACAACACATTATAAATACTTACTGGCCTATATCATTGTAACCTAAACAATAAAACGCGATCATTTTCGAGCGGAACAATATCGTACAAACTAATTGAAAGAAGTAAATAAATTGGCATGGTTGAGTTGTCGAGCAGCGCATGTTAAACTAAACTCATCTGTATAAAACAAGTTATAATTATACTCAGTTTGTATGTGTTATCCAAGAAATCACTCATTAATTGTTTACGTAGAGATTTCAAATATGCAGCAAGCATTTTCCGCACCTACAACCGCACGTAAATACACAGCTTCTAGTTTGTATAGCTGTCCCCttaattttcttgttttgctaCACAAACCTGCTATTGTATCCCAGCTAGCTTTActatattaaatttgttcttgtttttcttcttttttcttcatgTGAAAGTTAACTTGTCTTGTACTCATGGGCACAACAAGACAACCTTTGTTGTGTTAGTAATTATAGCGGCAAGGCTTTTATGTGTACTATGGCTAAAGTATTTGTTGATATTATCTTAAAGTTTATACTGTCTACACCGTCTTTTAATctagttttgtttgtattttccatttcttcaTTGATGTACCCTGTTCTTTCTTGTGTGACCGTCCTTATCGTTTCAAGCTTATGAATTTATTTTGGCGATTTCACTCAGGAAACTTAATATGCCCTTTATGATAACATTATTGCTGCTCTTCTAccttaatatttttgagtgaGTCCCTGCAGACTCCGAAACAAATCTTGAGCTCTCTTTCTTATTATAAATGTAACATTATGGTGTGCACTCCTCCCagatattttattatttattattatacaCTTGGCTGTGTGCTATGCGGTATTATGAATGTCGTTAAAGACGTAGGTGCATTAAATGATACTGGTTATTGGCACGATTAATTAACCGCATGCTTTTGAATAGACAAACATAATCACATACGgccaaccacacaaaaaaaaaacaaaacaaatgaaacaacaaaattggAGTCAATTTGAGAATAgcatagaaacaaaaatcgtATCGGGTTTCTACCTTTTCGTTTTTCGATTAATAGGGCCCTTTACGATTCTAGTCCGCTTTTTTaaatggagtttgacagttggaggttaaaatcatgtaaacactccatacaaaaaagcacacaaaactagcATGCATTTTtcaggctagaataatctctagcctcaaagctagaattagattcgagcaCCTGCTCtaaaaattggcaaaacaaggtggtgtccCAGTCAGAATTCTGTTAATTTatccattcgagcagtttatGTCAGTTACAAGAGCAATTTAGCGATACGAagtgttgtcgtttgtttcagtgaaaagatgtaaaaaagaacaaaaagagtattgttttaattatccTTTAGTAGAAGAAGACGTAGGCGGTGTGTTTAAaactgtaaaatgtaaaaatctGCCTAGAAATTGCGTTTATTAGTGCTAATTGTGCATAACCTTCTCCGGGTGAAGTTGCTGTTCATGTCGAGTTTACTGGAAAAAGGACTTTGTATAAGTTAAGGAAAATGATTAGATATAACCATACAACTGTAATATAATAcatttcgtgtaatttatcaaCAATTTGGCcgacaaaagaaaaataaaaataaaatagagaaAGGAGTAGGATCgatcaaaactgctcgaatgggtaaattaatgactgctaatttaccattaaattactcttaaattacCAGTAATTAATGGAAACATAGGGGTAAATTGAATCCGATTTGTCTGACTGGGGGtttcatttatcccaaggtgctaAAGAGATAAGGTGGTGGCATCttgaatcaaagtgtatgtagactAAGTGGTCttatagcatgtttttataaacaaatttGAACGCCACTTTCtgacaggacgggtgaaaacttttgcccaaacgcacaaaaaaactcttaaaattttcattcataatcagaagcaataaaaatcagcctcCT
Proteins encoded:
- the LOC133394036 gene encoding probable chitinase 10, whose amino-acid sequence is MQVVVIVFIAFILSVTEISARFISDNICLAMPNGQKLPITDDCGSYIVCEYNVQKVQRCAYGTLFDPISMVCNWASFVKCGQTPSLPPIILAPSSTSVAIPTTFKPPAEFPSIPTAPTPLPTTVTVRTTTNNPYEPPYIPTAPTASPTLRPPVVVTSIPTIRPTTTTRPVITTTPPFKPPMNPYPFCTPEEFSFIAHPTACESYYICAYGKLILHSCGHGVYWNTATNQCDFPENTDCTNLPNPAAPETSTPSAETTTISSTPDCYGSNIFYPNYNDCSQYYICIGLQPILMSCPTSYLWNSKTSQCDQPGNAVCAQK
- the LOC133394044 gene encoding probable chitinase 10 codes for the protein MNAVRGLLLLSIVSMCATQTPPVCDSTVTSFHPDTTNCNQYYTCYQGVATLQSCPDQKYFDASRSLCDVPENVPCTIGPCTGNTALKAVEIPNICTSYTLCVGETAYNRTCAEGTLFDSAYGDCVLASNSSCVENPCLTTDPATALPATLYPVLSSCKKYIICNKLDPVVRTCAGAAVFSRTVSDCVDPASYVCPPGTSDV